Proteins from a genomic interval of Caulobacter rhizosphaerae:
- the secE gene encoding preprotein translocase subunit SecE, with amino-acid sequence MARKPGSSPSAIKNRAAKTAAALSPSAQGGAATAAAKAPAAPKKPINPVRFAQEVRAEARKITWTTRKETWITSVMVFIMVVLASLFFTFADWILGWGANLLLKIAAG; translated from the coding sequence ATGGCCAGGAAACCGGGTTCTAGCCCGTCTGCGATCAAGAACCGCGCCGCCAAGACGGCCGCGGCGCTCTCGCCTTCCGCTCAAGGGGGCGCCGCCACCGCCGCCGCCAAGGCTCCGGCCGCGCCGAAGAAGCCGATCAACCCGGTCCGCTTCGCGCAGGAAGTCCGCGCCGAAGCCCGCAAGATCACCTGGACCACCCGCAAGGAGACCTGGATCACCTCGGTGATGGTCTTCATCATGGTGGTGCTGGCCTCGCTGTTCTTCACCTTCGCCGACTGGATCCTGGGGTGGGGCGCCAACCTGCTTCTCAAGATCGCCGCGGGATAA
- a CDS encoding ferredoxin--NADP reductase: protein MTAIETTAPAPVKEAAWHTETVLWVKHWTDRLFSFAITRPASFRFRSGEFVMIGLPPREELGEKKPILRAYSIGSPHFAEELEFFSIKVPDGPLTSRLQQIKEGDQVLLGKKPTGTLVLDAVRPGKRLFLFGTGTGLAPWLSVARDPDAYARFEQVIVAHGVREVQELAYRDLFTAEIHDDPLVGDEAKAQLVYYPTVTREPFERQGRFTDLIESGKLFADLGLEQVKFDPEHDRAMLCGSMAMIKDTAALLEAHGLTEGSNAEPGDFVIERAFVG, encoded by the coding sequence ATGACGGCCATCGAAACCACCGCTCCCGCCCCCGTCAAGGAAGCCGCCTGGCACACCGAGACCGTGCTGTGGGTCAAGCACTGGACGGACCGCCTGTTCAGCTTCGCCATCACCCGTCCGGCCAGCTTCCGCTTCCGCTCGGGCGAGTTCGTGATGATCGGCCTGCCGCCCCGCGAGGAGCTGGGCGAGAAGAAGCCGATCCTGCGCGCCTATTCGATCGGCTCGCCGCACTTCGCCGAGGAGCTGGAGTTCTTCTCGATCAAGGTCCCCGACGGCCCCCTGACCTCGCGCCTGCAGCAGATCAAGGAAGGCGATCAGGTGCTGCTGGGCAAGAAGCCGACAGGCACCCTGGTGCTGGACGCCGTTCGCCCCGGCAAGCGGCTGTTCCTGTTCGGCACCGGCACGGGCCTGGCGCCCTGGCTGTCGGTGGCCCGCGACCCGGACGCCTACGCCCGCTTCGAGCAGGTGATCGTCGCCCACGGCGTGCGCGAGGTGCAGGAACTGGCCTATCGCGACCTGTTCACCGCCGAGATCCATGACGACCCGCTGGTCGGCGACGAGGCCAAGGCCCAGCTGGTCTACTATCCCACCGTCACCCGCGAGCCGTTCGAGCGCCAGGGCCGGTTCACCGACCTGATCGAGAGCGGCAAGCTGTTCGCCGACCTCGGCCTGGAACAGGTGAAGTTCGACCCCGAGCACGACCGCGCCATGCTGTGCGGCTCGATGGCGATGATCAAGGACACCGCCGCCCTGCTGGAAGCCCACGGTCTGACCGAAGGCTCCAACGCCGAGCCGGGCGACTTCGTGATCGAGCGGGCGTTCGTGGGGTAA
- the glp gene encoding gephyrin-like molybdotransferase Glp, with amino-acid sequence MGDDDLSRKTLKNLTVDEARGRMLAGAARLGVEEVPLAKALGRVLAAPVVADRDQPPFAASAMDGWAIRRADLVPGARFQIAGESAAGQAYGRPVEAGQAVRIFTGAPVPRGADLVVIQENATRDGDTVAFTIDRDPPPGNIRPAGGDFRSGDVLLTEGARLDAWRLALAAAAGWPSLDVAVRPRVAILATGDELVPPGYVPAPDQIFESGSFALAALVEAWGGQATRLKAQADDRDAIARAVAEAQFDLLVTVGGASVGDHDLVKPALQTLGLDLRVQTVAVRPGKPTWFGVLEADGVGGRPVLGLPGNPASALVCAELFLRPLLAALTGADPGLAIETGVLAAPLPANGPREHWMRAARAVDPDGRVRVTPFSDQDSSLIGVFSRADCLVLRPAGAAAADVGDVVQLLPLARG; translated from the coding sequence GTGGGCGACGACGACCTTTCACGGAAGACCCTGAAGAACCTGACCGTGGACGAGGCGCGGGGCCGCATGCTGGCCGGCGCCGCGCGGTTGGGCGTCGAGGAGGTCCCACTGGCCAAGGCCCTGGGCCGGGTGCTGGCCGCCCCCGTGGTCGCCGACCGCGACCAGCCGCCGTTCGCCGCCTCGGCCATGGACGGCTGGGCGATCCGCCGCGCCGACCTGGTCCCCGGGGCGCGCTTCCAGATCGCCGGCGAAAGCGCCGCGGGCCAGGCCTATGGCCGTCCCGTCGAGGCCGGCCAGGCGGTGCGGATCTTCACCGGCGCGCCCGTGCCGCGAGGCGCCGACCTGGTGGTGATCCAGGAGAACGCCACGCGCGACGGCGACACCGTGGCCTTCACGATCGACCGCGACCCGCCGCCTGGCAACATCCGGCCGGCCGGCGGCGACTTCCGCTCCGGCGACGTGCTGCTGACCGAGGGCGCGCGGCTGGACGCCTGGCGCCTGGCCCTGGCGGCCGCCGCGGGCTGGCCCAGCCTCGATGTCGCCGTCCGGCCGCGCGTCGCCATCCTGGCCACCGGCGACGAGCTGGTCCCGCCCGGCTACGTTCCTGCCCCCGACCAGATCTTCGAGTCCGGCTCGTTCGCCCTGGCCGCGCTGGTCGAGGCCTGGGGCGGCCAGGCGACGCGGCTGAAGGCCCAGGCCGACGACCGGGACGCCATCGCCCGCGCCGTCGCCGAGGCTCAGTTCGACCTGCTGGTCACGGTCGGCGGGGCCTCGGTCGGCGACCACGACCTGGTCAAGCCCGCCCTGCAGACCCTGGGTCTGGATCTTCGCGTCCAGACCGTCGCCGTGCGCCCCGGCAAGCCGACCTGGTTCGGCGTCCTGGAGGCCGACGGCGTGGGCGGCCGCCCTGTCCTGGGCCTGCCCGGCAACCCGGCCTCGGCCCTGGTCTGCGCCGAGCTGTTCCTGCGGCCGCTGCTGGCGGCCCTGACCGGCGCCGATCCGGGCCTGGCGATCGAGACCGGCGTCCTGGCCGCTCCCCTGCCCGCCAACGGCCCGCGCGAACACTGGATGCGCGCGGCCCGGGCCGTCGACCCCGACGGCCGGGTCAGGGTCACCCCCTTCTCCGACCAGGATTCCTCGCTGATCGGCGTGTTCTCCCGCGCCGACTGCCTGGTGCTGCGGCCGGCGGGCGCGGCGGCGGCGGACGTGGGCGACGTCGTCCAGCTGCTGCCGCTGGCCCGGGGCTGA
- a CDS encoding polysaccharide biosynthesis protein translates to MGRMGKIAAHMVLAFMAMLLAQTLASGALPFTAPGLILAALFAVSALAVELLFQVERSPWRFFAASDGLRLARSALLSVLTFALVARLADVRQPGGLRTLAVAFLLQTALLAGLRIVRRAVHERALVDALTRLRPAPASPALPRLLIVGSANEAEAFLRAPAALGERYAPVGVLTPEARETGDELGGVCILGVINDFDPVMAQLRDGGLQPSAVLFLTDGPLSAFGAERLGRLKTEGVRLLRRQGLVDMAGGSALREISLEELLSRAPVRLDPQPVRALVAGKRVLVTGAGGSIGSELARQIAASGPAQLTLLDAAEANLFHIDRELGEAWPRLPRHAVLCDVRDSARLDQVFAAEKPELVFHAAALKHVTLVENHPCEGVRTNVLGSRNVALAAKACGAAHLALISTDKAVAPASVMGATKRVAEAVVRQFAKGSDGSGVGTRVSVVRFGNVLGSAGSVVPIFQHQIARGGPVTLTDAEVERYFMTIPEAVQLVLRAVALSAGDREPPTGVLTLEMGEPVKIIDLARRMIELQGLVPGRDIEIKITGLRPGEKLTEALVDINETARPKAEGITEAAPVVPLPPIPSAALAALEAAALAGDEAAVRERLFALVEGLRIVSPAPATAGRTPAGEIRDKLATARTQA, encoded by the coding sequence ATGGGTCGTATGGGCAAGATCGCGGCGCACATGGTGCTGGCCTTCATGGCCATGCTGCTGGCCCAGACCCTCGCCTCCGGCGCCCTGCCGTTCACCGCGCCCGGCCTGATCCTCGCCGCCCTGTTCGCGGTCTCCGCCCTGGCCGTCGAGCTCCTGTTCCAGGTCGAGCGCTCGCCCTGGCGGTTCTTCGCGGCCAGCGACGGGCTGCGGCTTGCGCGCTCGGCCCTGCTGTCGGTTCTGACCTTCGCCCTGGTCGCCCGCCTGGCCGACGTGCGCCAGCCGGGCGGCCTGCGCACCCTGGCCGTGGCCTTCCTGCTGCAGACCGCCTTGCTGGCCGGCCTGCGGATCGTGCGCCGCGCCGTGCACGAACGGGCGCTGGTCGACGCCCTGACCCGCCTGCGTCCCGCCCCCGCCTCGCCGGCCCTGCCCCGCCTGCTGATCGTCGGCTCGGCCAACGAGGCCGAGGCCTTCCTGCGCGCCCCCGCCGCCCTGGGCGAGCGCTACGCCCCGGTCGGCGTCCTGACCCCCGAGGCCCGCGAGACCGGCGACGAGTTGGGCGGGGTCTGCATTTTGGGCGTCATCAACGACTTCGACCCCGTCATGGCCCAGCTGCGCGACGGCGGCCTGCAGCCGTCGGCCGTGCTGTTCCTGACCGACGGCCCGCTCAGCGCTTTCGGAGCCGAGCGCCTGGGCCGGCTGAAGACCGAGGGCGTGCGCCTGCTGCGTCGCCAGGGCCTGGTCGACATGGCCGGCGGCTCGGCCCTGCGCGAGATCAGCCTCGAGGAGCTGCTCAGCCGCGCCCCGGTGCGGCTGGACCCCCAACCCGTCCGCGCCCTGGTGGCCGGCAAGCGGGTGCTGGTCACCGGGGCCGGCGGCAGCATCGGCTCCGAACTGGCCCGCCAGATCGCCGCCAGCGGCCCCGCCCAGCTGACCCTGCTTGACGCCGCCGAGGCCAACCTGTTCCACATCGACCGCGAGTTGGGCGAGGCCTGGCCCCGGCTGCCGCGCCACGCGGTGCTGTGCGATGTCCGCGACTCCGCCCGTCTCGACCAGGTGTTCGCCGCCGAGAAGCCCGAGCTGGTCTTCCATGCCGCCGCCCTCAAGCATGTGACCCTGGTCGAGAACCATCCCTGCGAAGGGGTGCGCACCAACGTGCTGGGCAGCCGCAACGTCGCCCTCGCCGCCAAGGCGTGCGGCGCGGCCCACCTGGCGCTGATCTCCACCGACAAGGCCGTGGCCCCGGCCAGCGTGATGGGCGCCACCAAGCGCGTCGCCGAGGCCGTGGTCCGCCAGTTCGCCAAGGGCTCCGATGGGAGCGGCGTCGGGACCCGCGTCAGCGTGGTGCGGTTCGGCAACGTGCTGGGTTCGGCCGGATCGGTGGTGCCGATCTTCCAGCACCAGATCGCCCGCGGCGGGCCGGTGACCCTGACCGACGCCGAGGTCGAGCGCTACTTCATGACCATCCCCGAGGCCGTGCAGCTGGTGCTGCGGGCCGTGGCCCTGTCGGCCGGCGACAGGGAGCCCCCGACCGGGGTCCTGACGCTCGAGATGGGCGAGCCGGTCAAGATCATCGACCTGGCCCGGCGGATGATCGAGCTGCAGGGTCTGGTCCCCGGGCGCGACATCGAGATTAAGATCACCGGCCTGCGCCCCGGCGAGAAGCTGACCGAGGCCCTGGTCGACATCAACGAGACCGCCCGCCCCAAGGCCGAGGGGATCACCGAGGCCGCGCCCGTCGTCCCCCTGCCGCCGATCCCTTCCGCGGCCCTGGCCGCCCTGGAGGCCGCCGCCCTGGCCGGCGACGAGGCCGCGGTCCGAGAGCGGCTGTTCGCCCTGGTCGAGGGACTGCGGATCGTGTCGCCCGCCCCCGCGACCGCCGGAAGGACGCCGGCGGGCGAAATCCGGGACAAGTTGGCCACTGCCCGAACTCAGGCTTAA
- a CDS encoding response regulator, whose amino-acid sequence MLEQTVDVTRLEGFVRYTRGIVRARLVLVALFVGLLVIYTPMRMTVFGLVELCVYGALFLATEVAQRHPDPITAFRRLRWQSIALVFLLSINACALAVKIRLIGQPIMRVEAALLAICVLLFAALRVHTGKISYLTAVAPPVATLLWIGFDRHTPLAANHYGAAMLLFVVAVLTATWRQQTTDRALAQALRDLARKNADLTEAVAEAKAASRAKSDLLAVASHEIRTPLNAVLGFAHALRRDTFLTPIQADLAQGVIEGGAQLTRLLDTVLDLTRVQAGQAALNPTAVDLRRLIRTVVRVWSAHAQAVGVLLSFEDADPGLAYGVLADEAKLEQTLVNLVSNGLKASPSGGAVTVRLAGMVKDQTLTALVEVRDSGALVPLEDRPRMFEAFEQTERGRSLGGSGLGLSICAANLALMGGEIGVEDVSEDEVQSGKAARRGAVFWFAFEAPVLAAPAAESATEASVAAPVRVLAAEDNPANRRVLAALLAASPVELVFAEDGARAVDAWRAEAFDLVLMDVNMPVMDGVAAVARIRQLETSAAEPRPRTPIWMLTANVFDDDVARYRADGADGVLRKPIDTVALFALLAQVAEAKAGVQRRVTA is encoded by the coding sequence ATGCTCGAACAGACGGTGGACGTCACCCGCCTGGAAGGGTTCGTTCGATATACGCGCGGGATCGTCCGCGCCCGCCTGGTCCTGGTCGCCCTGTTCGTCGGCCTGCTGGTGATCTACACGCCGATGCGGATGACCGTGTTCGGCCTGGTCGAGCTTTGCGTCTACGGCGCGCTGTTCCTGGCCACCGAGGTCGCCCAGCGTCATCCCGATCCGATCACGGCCTTCCGGCGGCTGCGCTGGCAGTCGATCGCCCTGGTCTTCCTGCTGTCGATCAACGCCTGCGCCCTGGCCGTGAAGATCCGGCTGATCGGCCAGCCGATCATGCGGGTGGAGGCCGCCCTGCTGGCCATCTGCGTGCTGCTGTTCGCCGCCCTGCGCGTGCACACCGGCAAGATCAGCTACCTCACCGCCGTGGCGCCGCCGGTGGCGACGCTACTGTGGATCGGGTTCGACCGCCACACGCCGCTGGCGGCCAACCACTATGGCGCGGCCATGCTGCTGTTCGTGGTCGCCGTCCTGACCGCCACCTGGCGCCAGCAGACCACCGACCGCGCCCTGGCCCAGGCCCTGCGCGACCTGGCCCGCAAGAACGCCGACCTGACCGAGGCCGTGGCCGAGGCCAAGGCGGCCAGCCGCGCCAAGTCCGACCTGCTGGCCGTCGCCAGCCACGAGATCCGCACCCCGCTCAACGCCGTGCTCGGCTTCGCCCACGCCCTGCGCCGCGACACCTTCCTGACGCCGATCCAGGCCGACCTGGCCCAGGGCGTGATCGAGGGCGGCGCCCAGCTGACCCGGCTGCTCGACACCGTGCTGGACCTGACCAGGGTCCAGGCCGGCCAGGCGGCCCTGAACCCGACGGCGGTCGACCTGCGCCGGCTGATCCGCACGGTGGTGCGGGTGTGGAGCGCCCACGCCCAGGCGGTCGGCGTGCTGCTGAGCTTCGAGGACGCCGATCCCGGCCTGGCCTATGGCGTGCTGGCCGACGAGGCCAAGCTGGAGCAGACCCTGGTCAACCTCGTCTCCAACGGCCTGAAGGCCTCGCCGTCGGGCGGCGCGGTGACGGTGCGCCTGGCCGGCATGGTCAAGGACCAGACCCTGACCGCCCTGGTCGAGGTCCGCGACAGCGGCGCGCTGGTGCCCCTGGAGGACCGGCCGCGGATGTTCGAGGCCTTCGAGCAGACCGAGCGCGGCAGGAGCCTGGGCGGCAGCGGGCTGGGCCTGTCGATCTGCGCCGCCAACCTGGCCCTGATGGGCGGCGAGATCGGCGTGGAGGACGTCTCAGAGGACGAGGTCCAGTCCGGCAAGGCCGCGCGGCGCGGCGCGGTGTTCTGGTTCGCCTTCGAGGCGCCGGTCCTGGCGGCCCCGGCGGCGGAATCCGCCACGGAGGCGTCCGTCGCCGCCCCGGTGCGGGTTCTGGCGGCCGAGGACAACCCCGCCAACCGCCGGGTGCTGGCCGCCCTGCTGGCCGCCTCGCCGGTCGAGCTGGTGTTCGCCGAGGACGGCGCCCGGGCGGTCGACGCCTGGCGGGCCGAGGCCTTCGACCTGGTGCTGATGGACGTCAACATGCCGGTCATGGACGGGGTGGCGGCCGTGGCGCGGATCCGCCAGCTGGAAACCTCGGCCGCCGAGCCTCGCCCCCGCACGCCGATCTGGATGCTGACCGCCAACGTCTTCGACGACGACGTCGCCCGCTACCGCGCCGACGGCGCCGACGGCGTGCTGCGCAAGCCGATCGACACCGTGGCCCTGTTCGCGCTGCTGGCGCAGGTGGCGGAGGCGAAGGCGGGGGTCCAACGGCGCGTGACGGCCTAG
- a CDS encoding dienelactone hydrolase family protein, with amino-acid sequence MRIVFLLLALLGAPSMSTAQSNFSRHNPPGPNAVGLRIVEQYDFSRGYRGETDVETGKPIAGERARPVQTLVWYPAAKGSGQGLTVGDYVKLGVTADDFDHPPAERATMQAKFVAAQVAMLSPERAKAELAAPMLARRDATPASGKFPVVIYAPSFNAEAYENADLCEYLASQGYLVIASPSFGQASRGMTTDLEGVEAQVGDIEFLIGYAHGLPQADMSRLAVAGYSWGGLANAMAAAKDSRIRALVTLDGSVRYWPNIVKQSQYLTPARVTAPMLYIAAAPKSVEDTAADVNRDQSFLAKMKYADLYKVTMYPYVHANFSAMFGQRLLPDSRYGAYDKDELSVANGWVETYVRRFLDAYLKGDAASRTFLDTPVAKTGAPRHLLAADVTKSTGAPPTRAAFAAELNRAGFDKALATYQAFKSRDPDFAIDETELNRWGYQRLAAGDTSMAAGVLKLAADLHPDSWNVFDSLGEAYAANGEKALAIAAYRRSLVLNPGNGNGAAQLKALGAAP; translated from the coding sequence ATGCGTATTGTTTTTCTGCTTCTGGCGCTGCTCGGCGCGCCGTCCATGTCGACCGCCCAGTCGAATTTCTCCCGCCACAATCCGCCTGGGCCAAACGCCGTCGGCTTGCGGATCGTCGAGCAGTACGATTTCTCGCGCGGCTATCGCGGCGAGACGGACGTCGAGACAGGCAAACCGATCGCCGGCGAGCGGGCGCGGCCCGTCCAGACGCTGGTCTGGTACCCCGCGGCGAAGGGCTCTGGCCAGGGCCTGACCGTGGGCGACTACGTCAAGCTCGGGGTCACGGCCGACGACTTTGATCATCCGCCAGCCGAACGCGCCACGATGCAGGCCAAGTTCGTGGCCGCCCAGGTCGCCATGCTGTCGCCGGAACGGGCCAAGGCCGAGCTGGCCGCGCCGATGCTGGCCCGCCGCGACGCCACGCCGGCTTCGGGCAAGTTCCCGGTCGTGATCTACGCGCCCAGCTTCAACGCCGAGGCCTACGAGAACGCCGACCTGTGCGAATACCTGGCCAGCCAGGGCTATCTGGTCATCGCCAGCCCCAGCTTCGGCCAGGCCTCGCGCGGCATGACCACCGACCTGGAAGGCGTCGAGGCCCAGGTCGGCGACATTGAATTCCTGATCGGCTACGCGCATGGCCTGCCCCAGGCCGATATGAGCCGCCTGGCCGTGGCCGGCTACAGCTGGGGCGGCCTGGCCAACGCCATGGCCGCGGCGAAGGACAGCCGCATCCGCGCCCTTGTCACGCTGGACGGCTCGGTCCGCTATTGGCCCAACATCGTCAAGCAGTCCCAGTACCTGACCCCGGCCCGCGTCACCGCGCCGATGCTGTACATCGCCGCCGCGCCGAAGTCGGTCGAGGACACGGCCGCCGACGTCAACCGGGACCAGAGCTTCCTGGCCAAGATGAAATACGCCGACCTCTACAAGGTCACGATGTATCCCTACGTCCATGCCAACTTCTCGGCGATGTTTGGCCAGCGGCTGCTGCCCGACAGCCGCTATGGCGCCTATGACAAGGACGAGCTGTCGGTCGCTAACGGCTGGGTGGAGACCTATGTCCGCCGCTTCCTGGACGCCTATCTGAAAGGCGACGCCGCCAGCCGTACCTTCCTCGACACGCCCGTCGCCAAGACGGGCGCGCCGCGTCACCTGCTGGCCGCCGACGTGACCAAGTCCACGGGCGCGCCGCCCACCCGCGCGGCCTTCGCCGCCGAGCTCAACCGCGCCGGTTTCGACAAGGCGCTGGCGACCTACCAGGCGTTCAAGAGTCGCGACCCAGACTTCGCGATCGACGAGACGGAGCTGAACCGCTGGGGCTACCAACGACTGGCCGCCGGCGACACCTCCATGGCCGCGGGCGTCCTGAAGCTGGCCGCGGACCTGCACCCCGACAGCTGGAACGTCTTCGACAGCCTGGGCGAGGCCTATGCCGCCAATGGCGAAAAGGCGCTGGCGATCGCGGCCTATCGCCGGTCCCTGGTCCTGAACCCCGGGAACGGGAACGGCGCGGCGCAGCTGAAGGCGCTGGGCGCGGCGCCCTAG